The following proteins come from a genomic window of Limnohabitans sp. 103DPR2:
- the ctaD gene encoding cytochrome c oxidase subunit I, with amino-acid sequence MSSISHSDGGFVDSHGHDDHDHHPHGWRRWVYATNHKDIGTLYLLFAFTMLMLGGVLALLIRAELFQPGLQIVNPELFNQLTTMHGLIMVFGAIMPAFVGFANWMIPLQIGASDMAFARMNNFSFWLMIPAALMLSSTFFMPGGAPAAGWTLYAPLTMQMGPSMDVAIFALHILGASSIMGSINIIVTILNMRAPDMPLMKMPMFVWTWLITAFLLIAVMPVLAGVITMTLTDRHFGTTFFNPAAGGDPVMFQHIFWFFGHPEVYIMILPAFGIVSQIIPAFARKKLFGYSSMVYATASIAILSFIVWAHHMYTTGMPVTGQLFFMYATMLISVPTGVKVFNWVATMWRGSMTFETPMLFAVGFIFVFTMGGFTGLILSMAPIDLQLQDGYYVVAHFHYVLVAGSLFAMFAGAYYWLPKWSGVMYNEARGKLHFWWTLIAFNITFFPMHFLGLAGMPRRYADYPMQFADFNAIASVGAFFFGFAQVYFFFFIVLPCMLGKGEKAAQQPWDGAEGLEWEVPSPAPHHTYETPPKLNADANKVIG; translated from the coding sequence ATGAGTTCCATTTCCCATTCTGACGGCGGCTTTGTCGATTCACACGGTCACGATGACCACGATCATCACCCCCACGGCTGGCGCCGTTGGGTCTACGCGACCAATCACAAAGACATTGGTACTTTGTACCTGTTGTTTGCTTTCACCATGTTGATGTTGGGCGGCGTTTTGGCTTTGCTCATCCGCGCCGAGTTGTTCCAACCTGGCTTGCAAATCGTCAACCCCGAGTTGTTCAATCAATTGACCACCATGCACGGTTTGATCATGGTGTTCGGCGCCATCATGCCGGCCTTCGTGGGCTTTGCAAACTGGATGATTCCTTTGCAAATTGGCGCATCCGACATGGCCTTTGCCCGCATGAATAACTTCAGCTTCTGGCTGATGATTCCTGCTGCATTGATGTTGTCTTCTACATTCTTCATGCCGGGTGGCGCACCTGCTGCTGGCTGGACGCTGTATGCACCGCTCACCATGCAAATGGGCCCCTCCATGGACGTTGCAATTTTTGCATTGCACATCCTGGGCGCTTCTTCCATCATGGGTTCGATCAACATCATCGTCACCATCTTGAACATGCGCGCACCTGACATGCCGCTGATGAAGATGCCTATGTTCGTTTGGACATGGCTCATCACGGCTTTCTTGTTGATCGCTGTGATGCCAGTGTTGGCCGGTGTGATTACCATGACGCTCACAGACCGTCACTTTGGTACCACCTTCTTCAATCCTGCGGCAGGCGGTGACCCCGTTATGTTCCAGCACATTTTCTGGTTCTTCGGTCACCCCGAGGTGTACATCATGATCTTGCCAGCCTTCGGCATCGTCAGCCAGATCATCCCTGCGTTCGCACGTAAAAAGTTGTTCGGCTACTCTTCAATGGTTTACGCCACCGCTTCTATTGCGATTCTGTCCTTCATCGTGTGGGCTCACCACATGTACACCACTGGCATGCCAGTGACTGGTCAGTTGTTCTTCATGTACGCCACCATGTTGATTTCAGTGCCTACCGGCGTGAAAGTGTTCAACTGGGTTGCCACCATGTGGAGAGGCTCCATGACGTTTGAAACCCCCATGCTGTTTGCTGTGGGCTTCATCTTCGTGTTCACCATGGGTGGTTTCACAGGTTTGATCTTGTCCATGGCGCCTATCGATTTGCAATTGCAAGACGGTTACTACGTTGTGGCCCACTTCCACTATGTGTTGGTGGCGGGTTCCTTGTTTGCCATGTTCGCTGGTGCCTACTACTGGCTGCCTAAGTGGTCTGGTGTGATGTACAACGAAGCACGCGGTAAGTTGCACTTCTGGTGGACTCTGATTGCGTTCAACATCACATTCTTCCCCATGCACTTCTTGGGCTTGGCCGGTATGCCACGTCGCTATGCCGACTACCCCATGCAGTTTGCTGACTTCAATGCCATTGCATCGGTTGGCGCGTTCTTCTTCGGTTTTGCGCAGGTTTATTTCTTCTTCTTCATCGTCTTGCCTTGCATGCTCGGTAAAGGTGAAAAAGCTGCTCAACAACCTTGGGACGGTGCGGAAGGTTTGGAGTGGGAAGTGCCTTCACCAGCCCCACATCACACTTACGAAACACCGCCCAAGCTGAATGCTGACGCCAACAAGGTCATTGGTTAA
- a CDS encoding SURF1 family protein, which translates to MFSKTWFVILLATLLVSGITAKLGFWQLGRAQTKEALNAITVARQLEPALRNDDWASGVVPEDWMQRSADLDGQWLPQFTVYLDNRSMKSQTGFFVLTPFQLSSGPVLLVQRGWVARDRARSDFLPPVPTPQGKVTLQGRVVPSPSKLMELSAPAPVQEGFNLLRQNIDLQEFGLETKLPMLATLQQTNDASDGLLREWPKSISGADKNRGYAFQWFALSALTLILFAWFQVWKKRKHV; encoded by the coding sequence ATGTTCTCAAAAACTTGGTTTGTCATCCTGCTGGCAACATTGTTGGTCTCTGGCATCACAGCCAAGCTAGGCTTTTGGCAATTGGGTCGTGCACAAACCAAAGAAGCACTGAATGCCATCACAGTGGCACGCCAATTAGAGCCTGCTTTGCGTAACGACGACTGGGCTTCTGGGGTCGTGCCCGAAGATTGGATGCAAAGAAGTGCAGATCTGGATGGGCAATGGTTGCCTCAATTCACGGTCTACCTCGACAACCGCAGCATGAAGTCGCAAACAGGGTTCTTTGTCCTCACGCCTTTTCAATTGAGCAGTGGTCCTGTTTTGTTGGTGCAAAGGGGTTGGGTTGCCCGTGATCGTGCGCGCAGTGATTTTTTGCCGCCCGTTCCAACACCTCAAGGCAAAGTCACCCTTCAAGGACGGGTTGTTCCTTCACCATCTAAATTGATGGAGTTGAGCGCACCTGCCCCCGTTCAAGAAGGGTTTAATCTGCTCAGGCAAAATATCGATTTACAAGAGTTTGGTCTTGAGACAAAACTCCCAATGCTTGCAACACTTCAGCAAACAAACGACGCATCCGATGGTTTGCTCCGCGAATGGCCAAAATCCATTTCGGGTGCCGATAAAAATCGCGGTTATGCGTTTCAATGGTTTGCTTTGTCTGCTTTAACCCTCATTCTCTTTGCTTGGTTCCAAGTCTGGAAAAAACGAAAACATGTCTGA
- a CDS encoding cytochrome c oxidase subunit 3: MSANSHANAPHYYVPAPSRHPAMASLGLFFVIMGASQLVNDSPWGKYALLMGMVIWLTTLYQWFGDAIDESLHGQYGARIDKSFRWSMSWFIFSEVMFFAAFFGALWWSRIHAVPNLGGEANSLLWPGFTADWPSMVAGATASPAKIIEEFKTVGPFWLPTINTALLLTSGVTMTIAHHALRENNRGKTIAFMWMTVLLGVIFLLCQGYEYAHAYSDLNLKLSSGIYGSTFYMLTGFHGFHVFVGMLMLLVITLRLQKGHFTADSHFGFEGAAWYWHFVDVVWLGLYIVVYWF; encoded by the coding sequence ATGAGTGCCAATTCGCACGCCAACGCCCCACATTACTATGTGCCGGCCCCATCCAGGCACCCTGCCATGGCATCTTTGGGTTTGTTTTTCGTCATCATGGGCGCAAGCCAATTGGTGAACGACAGTCCTTGGGGTAAGTATGCTTTGTTGATGGGCATGGTCATTTGGTTGACCACCTTGTACCAATGGTTTGGTGATGCCATCGACGAAAGCCTGCATGGTCAATACGGTGCGCGCATCGACAAGTCCTTCCGCTGGAGCATGAGCTGGTTCATCTTCTCCGAAGTGATGTTTTTTGCGGCCTTTTTTGGCGCTTTGTGGTGGTCACGCATTCACGCTGTTCCCAATTTGGGCGGCGAAGCTAACAGCCTTCTTTGGCCTGGATTTACAGCGGACTGGCCTAGCATGGTCGCCGGCGCAACAGCCTCTCCAGCCAAGATCATTGAAGAATTCAAAACTGTCGGTCCCTTCTGGTTGCCAACCATCAACACGGCTTTGTTGTTGACTTCGGGTGTCACTATGACCATTGCGCATCATGCGTTGCGTGAAAACAATCGCGGCAAAACCATCGCATTCATGTGGATGACGGTTTTACTGGGCGTGATCTTCTTGCTGTGCCAAGGTTACGAATATGCTCACGCCTATTCAGACCTCAACTTGAAGCTGTCTTCTGGTATCTATGGTTCTACGTTCTACATGTTGACTGGCTTTCACGGTTTCCACGTGTTCGTGGGCATGTTGATGTTGCTCGTCATTACATTGCGTTTGCAAAAAGGTCACTTCACAGCGGACAGCCACTTCGGTTTTGAAGGTGCTGCTTGGTACTGGCACTTTGTGGACGTGGTGTGGTTGGGCCTGTACATCGTGGTGTACTGGTTCTAA
- a CDS encoding twin transmembrane helix small protein, whose protein sequence is MKYWIIIALVGIIGSLLAAGLFMVRGGPDEQDKAKRMANALTWRIGISVFLFLTIIFSYVMGWIQPTGIPVGA, encoded by the coding sequence ATGAAATATTGGATCATCATTGCCTTGGTTGGCATTATTGGCAGCTTGCTTGCAGCTGGTTTGTTCATGGTTCGCGGCGGGCCCGATGAGCAAGACAAGGCCAAACGGATGGCCAATGCTTTAACGTGGCGCATCGGCATCTCGGTCTTTCTATTTTTGACCATCATCTTCTCGTACGTCATGGGTTGGATCCAACCCACCGGCATCCCAGTCGGCGCATAA
- a CDS encoding DUF2970 domain-containing protein — MSNLEQAPKASPSLLRAFVMVAWSFFGIRKGSEHRQDLLTVKPLQIVIVGIICGLLFVSFLAFVVNFVTS, encoded by the coding sequence ATGAGCAATCTTGAGCAAGCCCCTAAGGCAAGCCCATCATTACTACGCGCTTTTGTCATGGTTGCATGGTCCTTCTTTGGCATTCGCAAAGGTTCTGAGCACCGTCAAGATCTCTTGACTGTCAAACCTCTGCAAATTGTCATCGTTGGCATTATTTGTGGTTTATTGTTTGTTTCGTTTTTGGCCTTCGTGGTCAACTTTGTCACGAGTTAA
- a CDS encoding cytochrome c oxidase assembly protein, which translates to MPNLSNSKTNMQTNFQLMRKLLMVSLGMFAFGYMLVPLYEAFCEWTGSNVLSLSERESKNSMNGRAGLPLNTQVDTSRTISVEFDTNVRGPWNFAPMTRSLNVHPGELVTVMFEFQNIQNRTMSAQAIPSYAPQQAASYFNKVECFCFNQYTLAPGEKKLWPVTFYINPKMSKDVKTITLSYTFFEVGSSV; encoded by the coding sequence ATTCCAAACCTTTCTAACAGTAAAACCAACATGCAAACCAACTTTCAGTTGATGCGTAAGCTCCTCATGGTGAGCTTGGGCATGTTTGCATTTGGTTACATGTTGGTGCCCCTCTACGAAGCTTTTTGTGAGTGGACGGGTTCCAATGTGTTGTCACTGAGCGAGCGCGAGTCTAAAAACTCCATGAATGGTCGAGCGGGCTTGCCCCTCAATACGCAGGTAGACACCTCTAGAACCATTTCAGTGGAATTTGACACCAACGTTCGGGGGCCCTGGAACTTTGCCCCTATGACGCGCTCATTGAATGTGCATCCTGGCGAGCTGGTCACGGTGATGTTTGAATTTCAGAACATTCAAAATCGCACCATGTCAGCGCAAGCCATTCCAAGTTATGCCCCGCAACAGGCGGCGTCTTACTTCAACAAAGTCGAGTGTTTCTGTTTCAATCAGTACACCCTGGCGCCCGGAGAAAAGAAGCTTTGGCCTGTGACTTTTTACATCAACCCCAAAATGTCCAAAGACGTGAAGACCATCACTTTGTCTTACACATTTTTTGAGGTAGGTTCTAGCGTATGA
- a CDS encoding c-type cytochrome produces the protein MRPMSFKSFAIAAALFAGMAGQMSVAQDLKGDVQAGEKKIAMCIGCHGIVGYQASFPSVYKVPMISGQGAKYIANALNAYKSGERKHPTMRSVALGLTPQDVADVSAYYELHGNTLPAPDQIAPAPAKVAELLTKGGCAGCHGANYSKPTTPDFPKLAGQHKDYLYMALKSYKEEGSSTWGRNNAVMGGVAKQYSLAELKMIADYLGSQQGELKVVPQSKFR, from the coding sequence ATGCGTCCCATGAGTTTCAAATCTTTTGCCATTGCGGCAGCTTTGTTCGCGGGCATGGCTGGCCAAATGTCAGTCGCGCAAGACCTTAAGGGTGATGTTCAGGCTGGAGAGAAAAAAATTGCCATGTGCATTGGTTGCCATGGCATCGTTGGCTACCAAGCCAGCTTTCCATCCGTCTACAAAGTGCCCATGATTTCTGGACAAGGCGCCAAGTACATTGCCAATGCTCTGAATGCATACAAATCTGGCGAGCGCAAGCACCCCACCATGCGCAGTGTTGCTTTGGGTTTGACACCTCAAGATGTGGCTGATGTTTCGGCTTACTACGAATTGCATGGCAACACCTTGCCAGCGCCCGATCAAATTGCCCCTGCACCCGCAAAAGTTGCTGAATTGTTGACCAAAGGCGGTTGTGCTGGTTGCCACGGTGCCAATTACAGCAAGCCCACCACGCCCGATTTCCCCAAGCTGGCCGGTCAGCACAAAGACTACTTGTACATGGCACTGAAATCTTACAAAGAAGAAGGCTCTAGCACTTGGGGTCGCAACAATGCCGTCATGGGTGGTGTTGCAAAGCAATATTCATTGGCTGAGCTGAAAATGATTGCAGATTATTTGGGTAGCCAGCAAGGGGAACTGAAAGTTGTTCCTCAGTCCAAGTTCCGTTGA